Sequence from the Castanea sativa cultivar Marrone di Chiusa Pesio chromosome 12, ASM4071231v1 genome:
ttttagttactttttccagtattttggattgtaggcaaaaaaaataagtttgagaaagtttttttaaaattaaaggaataattttcaaattttatattctttattatgattcacaaaatgttataaatagcttttattaaaaaataaatttttttgttaacttgccttttgaatttctaaaaaaaattgtatttttttcattttagtacaataaaaatgattaaatttattatttatgattgttcctatattacatttatgattacTAGAAAGTTTCTCGTGTGATGCACAGATactgttgtaatgttttatgtaaatttgtttttgaaaaatattatacatatattatagcatatttattataaaactttgctagtcatgagttcatcataaaaagtaacaattacaaattgcacacatatatctattagaattattttgttcaagtaatgagtaataattaaaacaacttggagtaatattgtataataaaagttgataaaagcatattaattcattctatattactgatttttattatatgatgtaataaaaagcttcattacaaaatctttattttttttttttggtttcttcaatctttgttattgCGGTATGGTCATACTTGATATCATCAACagtttctccatcttcaacGTTTGAAGTTTAATTAtccatatttgttcaatttttgagctttcatcacttttttccttttgttgcatcatttgtgttaatcactaatgaattgGCATTGAGAGACTCTTGATTGGATCTTACAAAGTTGGGACTTTGTTActaagatttttcatagtatttgcttttatattaaatttcaatgatgttatagtttttttaaaatatttttattttttatttttgttaattttggaatagtgcagcaaaaagaattaatatagcatattgaattatgtattttttttttcttccatccctttttatcatttgaaggtgcatcacaaatcttagcaactatataattttcaaaaccatcctttagattaaattcattcaaatgaagtagagaaatccatttttttcctaatttttttttttcaaatcttgtGGGATTCgttctccaatatcaatatttttacaataatttaaataagtaatacctcaatttatttttcagcaaGATCTCTTGTAGATTCATTTAGGATTTTCTTGGAATCTcgatcaaatatcacaaaatttgttttgttagttgcatcaaaaacttcaatttgaatcatgtatctgaagtagtttgcaattgtatatatatagtagttattATGAGataaatatttggagagtatgtagttaatatgagtattctaactttgggatagaaagatttatttttgtttcacattttgcacaccaaaatgattttgcttgTGATTTGACATTCCTGTCATAAAGTATGCACAAAATGTAATATCAACCTATTGTTGTATCAATGTTACTTAATTATTATTGTAATACCTTAGCAGTTCACATCTTGCAaagaactttgaaattaatatgcattatttttttaatgtaaataatatgatgtattattatttttttacataaatgatgagtataatttgaaatgattaacaaacctGTTTCTTATGATCTtattcaatgcattttatctttactattgtcttcatattatttaaagataaatcctcctatgcattttatctttactattgtcttcatattgttttgcatgtatttttagtttttcttatataggatcatgttttttaccattcctatcattgaatttttttaaagaaaatatcaagttattggcattttgtgagatagtatatgatatttattaaacttttttgttattataaattttagaaatatgcacttgtcaattatttcagcaacctcagggatcttaagatttatatatatttttgttgcactggTCAATGATAGAAATTTGtctgcataaattgcatagaacattattaatagacaaaatcatattcaattgaaattggaaaaaatgaagacatgatatcatgagaatgagattttctagaaaTATCATCTATATGTgggggaggaagaagagagtttgtaagagggtaagagtttttgctttgatttacacGTGGGAATGGTCAAACTTGGGTCAGAGTATGTAAGGTAAGAATTGTGCTTGAGtttttcataaggtttggtTTACTTTTAAAAGGTAGTCCATTTTATAGTGAACAAATTTTGGTCTAATGGGTCTAATTGTCAAGAACAAcccatattttatttaatagtaaaaagaagttattatgatctattgggtaacagtaaaaaaaacttaataaaaagagattaaaaatgctaaatttatataatggtaaaaataagttactatgatctattgggtaatggttaaaaaaacttaatgagaaaaggtaaaaaaaggttaaatgcaatattagagtgTTACGTGGCAGAATCTCATGAACTCTCAAATTTTGGTCTAATGGGTCTAATTGTCAAGAACAAcccatattttatttaatagtaaaaagaagttattatgatctattgggtaacagtaaaaaaaacttaataaaaagaggaaaaaatgttaaatttatataatggtaaaaataagttactatgatctattggataatggttaaaaaaaacttaatgagaaagggtaaaaaaaggttaaatgcaatattagagtgcCATGTGACAGAATCTTATGCACTTTtatatgaggtctctgcttatataaatatatatatatattgattcttataataaataaaaatataattacaaaatacattactctttattaaattagtttaaattgtataaaaaaatttaataaaaccatCATAAAAATAAGTATTACGCACAATGCGCAGGTTCGCGGccagtaataataataataataataataataataataataaaaagaggaTTAAGCCAGCAAGGTGGCTACAAAATTGGATAACTATCAACCATGTATGCCTAAAAGAACAATGGGATATACGGATTGCTTTCTCTGTTGTCTCAGATCTTCATTTCCTCTCCTAGCTAGGAATAGTTTATCtagttttttgctgaaaattttttgctgaaagtgtgctaaagtatacttgtaccgtgaaaaatgtgagaaaaagtaGGAAACGTTAGGTTTTTAAAAGCTATACATAAAAgagctaaaaattaaaagttgaaGCTGATTTCAAATAAACTTTAAATTCTTTCGGTTAGCATTATTAAAGGATGAGAAATTAAGAAACTAGATTTCAGTGTGTTATagaaaaaaggaaatgaaaatcCCTATCATGTTTTGCCCTTGTGATTTATTAGTCTAATGTCAATTCTAGCAAATTGTTAGATACAAGCTAAAGAAAACTtctctatataaaaataaataaaaaaaggtagaGAAAACTTTTGGATGAAAAGTGAACTTGGAGTTGCAGCTAAAATATTTCCAAGAATTGGCGATTGCAATTTGCTACTGTACTAATTTGATTGGACTAATACCTCTAACTTATTCACTCAAACTTAAGGTGCAAGCTTAAGGATACCTTGAGTTTGGAAAGAAACTGTAACCGTATAGGAAAGTAATTAAGCTTCACCAGATCAAATGTAGAATGAACTATATGCTTGACTTAAAATGTAACGACAAATGTTAGTGTCAGAGGGTGACAACATTGACCGCCAAAGGAGAGCGGCATTGTTTGTTGAAAGATATTGGCTAAGGGTAGTGTAGTGAGAGTCAGAAGACTTTGATTGTTCAAAGTCAATAGTCAAATTCATTATTGGTTAACGGGGTACTATAGTGACTAGATGATTTGATTATTAACATGGCTTGTTAACATAGGTGTTGTTGACGTGGTAGATTTTGATGGTGTGTTTGTGATGTGGCATATTTTGATGATGTGTTGGTTGATGTGGCATGCCAGAATGGTAGAGATGTGCTATTATGCTAATGTTGTAAGGCTATGTGACAAGTTATGATATGTGGATGACTAAGCTGAAAAGAAGAGGATTCTCAAAACCTTAACTTTGATATCATGTTAAaatttgggagagagagagagttgacaTGGCTTGGCCTAATGATCTATGTCCATAGTGAAAAACTATTGAACTATTACATCTTTACAATATAAAAGTTGTGTTACTATCGTTGACTTATCATTTAACAAAGGCAATTAGCAAGTGCTATTTCAAACCCAAACGGTAAGAAACCTTTGGGACTCTTAACAGATGGCCTTAACATGAAGATGTATTGTCCTATATAAATTAGTTAGTCGGATTCCTCGTATCAATTTTTTCACTTCCAAGTCAGAAAACTAGAGAAACTCGTCAAGAATTTCATGTAAAAACTCGTGTTTCTCAATTAGCCAATTTTCATACCAGGGTCAGGATCCTCGCCTTCTCACATCATTATTTAACGACTTCGCAATATTCCTACATAAAAGAAGCTAAAACAGCAAGAGTAGAGAGAGCAAAAATGGAAATTCGCATGGGAACATAGTATGAACCGatacaaaataagtaaacaTATCATGGCACTTCCATCTTTCCATCTTCATTCACTTCCCCAACTATTCTCTTCCAAAACCAATGCTCCCTCCACACTCTATTCATCTGTTCAATTGGCATATTTTTAGTCTCCGGCAACAAGAAGTACACAAATGCAGACATCACCAGTACCCATCcgccaaaaaagaagaaaatcccAGATTTGAGATGGCAAAGCATGGTAAGAAAAGTTTGAGCAACCATAAAAGTGAAGAGAAAGCCCACTGCTACAGTAATACTTTGCCCTGCTGATCGAATTTCCAGTGGAAAAATCTCACTTGGAACCAACCATCCTAGCGGCCCCCATGACCATGCAAACCCTGCCACATAtgtacaaataaaaattataatcaaactTGCATACCCTTTGCTAATCCCACCATAATCTCCAAGCTGAGCTGCCATAAGTCCACCAACCATAGTTTGTGAGAGGAACATTTGAATACCCCCAATCATGAACAAAGCTCTTCGGCCAAATTTATCCACTATAAGCATGGATATGAAGGTTGAGAAGGTACCTAAAACCCCAGTGATCATGAAAGAGGACAAAAGTGATGCACTTTCACCTAAACCAATAGTTCGAAAAAGTACTGGAGCATAGAAGGAGATGACGTTTATTCCGGTTACTTGTTGGAAAAATGGAATTGCTATAGCCATAACCAGTTGAGGCCTATACTTTCTCTGTAAGATATTCTTAAACGGGTGTTTAATGGTTTTTGATATGGAACTAGCTATGATGAGATCATCTAATTCTGCTTGGACATCATTGGTGCCTCGGACACGCTGCAGCATTAGCTTGGCCTTTTCGGGATCTTTGCTGTTCTGGATAAGGCTGTTGGGTGTCTCAGGAAGGAATAGAGCACCTAGTGTGAGGATTGAAGCTGGAACAGCAGCCATAGCTAGGGAGATTCGCCAGCCCCAACCGGCTTTAATCTTCTCAGTTCCAAAGTTGATAAGGTTAGCTGATAGAACACCTATGCCAACACAGAGTTGAAAGCCAATGTTAATTGCTCCTCTGTAGTTTGGTGGTGCCATTTCTGAGAGATACAAAGGGACTGACTGCAAAAAAAGGAGTACTAGAATTTAGAACAACATTTTAGCAACAATCCTATTCAAAGATACACCGATAAAGATATGAGGGCAAAACAAAGTCCTGTCCTGCTTTTCTATGCGTCTAAGGTCTAAGCATATAACCTTCACAGTTTCTACCAAACTCAATTTCAACATTCTTTACTTCTGATGAACATTAAGGCAACTTACTATCTGATCCCATTAAAAGAAGGttcacaacaacaaaatattCCAAGAGATGAACACAAGAagttttacaaaagaaaaaaaaataataaagaagaaaagagtgaCTTCCTACCTGGTTGGCAAAACCAACACCAATTCCGAGTAAAATGCGACCAAATATGAGCATGTACACATTTAAAGCCGCACCACCAAGGGCTGAACCAGCAAGGAATGCAGCACCTCCTAAAAGAATCGATGGCTTGCGCCCAAAGACTCTAGTGACTGATGAGGCAAAGAAGGAAGCAACAAGGCCAGCTATATAGAGTGAGGATGTGAAGGAGGTCAACAGTTGGCTATCAAATTTGCAGTAGTTGCTAATCTTAGTGTCTTCATTCATCATTGTGTACACCTCTGGGAAGAACTTCTTGAGAAATGGCTCCATAGAGGTCACTCCTCCTTCATAGTTGCTTTCATAAATTAGTGAAATTGTTTGAAACTTCTTTGTGGCATGGTTGATTATATAATGACATTGCTTCCTATTAGCAATATTCATGGAGACATTAGCTAGTCATATTGATGCCAAACTATAACCGAAACTGAACTAGTAGGCAGATGGAAAGCTtaaacattgattttttttttttaattgagtacATGAATGTTTGTAATAACAAAAACCTGATATTTATCTTAGACTACCTTAAAAGGCACTTGAAAATTTAGTGCCACATATTTTATATACCATTGTCAACTTTATACAACTATGATGAGTATGGGTTTTTTGAATTCGTTGCTAACATTGCATATATAAGAGAAGAGAACactaagatttttattttatttttaatcttgaTGAAAGATGAATATAAAAGTTTAGCAAGAAAGGACCTGAAATTCCAATATCGTAGCCAAAGATAACTCCTCCCGTGGCTGCAACCATACAAGATATGACAACAAAGAGGGTCATCTTGCCATTATAGTACCCTTTTTCAGTTGTTATGGCTAGCCCAACTGCCATAGCTTCTTCCAAGCCCCAATACAGTAAACACAaacgagaaagagagagatggacTGTGTGTCTGCGTGTTCAAAGTtgtaaacaaaagaaaagagcagTCTTCCTTGACTAGCATCAACATCAATGTAGAAAATGTGGTAAAGTCAAAAGAAAATGTCATAGTTTCTGGACTTAGCGGAGCATGTGGGCTCATCGATCATGAGAATCACAGGTTTGGAGTCTTGCTGGGTTCTTCTTCACTATCAGCCATATCATGTCACAAAATATAGCACGACTACTTAAGCTACTAGAGGACTACTGAACCGCAATTGCAGAGAAGCCACTTTTCCAAAGGTTTGGAGAAGGATTTGATATTGATGTGTTCCAaaacacttcaacaaaaactgagcattcttcttcttattctttaaatattttaattaaaaaaaaaaaacaaacgtgAGAAAGGGAATTAGATTTTAATATAACTCCACTAAACAATCATGATAACTTTTAACGGCAAAATCAGTCTTTGTATTTCAATAAACTAAAATCATGAGTTTAATTCATGATTACAGTTTATAAAAACACTATATTATAATTAGTGCCCAATTTTTAAGGGAGAATATTTTGAAACAGATGGAGTAGATTTGTACACCATGCCATCATTTAATTTAAACGGAGCCAGACTCATAGTCATAGGAATACAGCATGAAGACAGAACCTTATCAGTAAGTACACCacaaaaacattttcttttgatgGGCTGAAACTTTGGGTGGGCTATTGTGTGATGCCTGCATGCAACTATCATGTTCATGTCGGATTGGGATATATGGTCATCAATTGAATTGGATCCAAATCAACATATGGATGAGGGCAGGAAGGGCCCAAAAACAATACAACCCAAAGTCTTaaccaaaccaaacccatatccgtaaattttttttttttaaatattaataaaaaatagtttttacaATATTTGCAATTTACTTttttccagtttttttttttttttggggggtctAGTAAATTACATTGGAGTATTGGACTAGCTAATTGTAGGGCTTTAACCCCGAGGGAGTCATTCCAGAAATTCTCAAAGGCCTAGGTCCAAGAGGGGTTTGGAAATAGTTTTCAACCGGCAATAGACATGCCTTGGTTAGAACCTCGCTAGCTGTGTAATTGCCCCTGCgcaaagattttttattttattttattttactttatctaATGTTGGGCTTTCTAATTTCcgtttaatttattatatgttcacATCTATTTGAGCTTTCGTCCCAATTGGAAAATGTCTTTTAcgtacattttaaaaaataatctcCAAATTATGGTTTAAAGCCAATAGTCTTGTAAACCAATTGATATTTTTGGATGTTTCTAACAAAAACCTTTAAGGTTCAAATTTCCTTAGATCAATTGACATCTCTTTCAATAAAAGAAAACGGTAAAGGCTGGAGAGTAAATGTGGTTTAGAAAACagtaatcaatatatatataaaagcagagacttcatgcgagagtgcatgaggttctgccatgtggcgctCTATATGAGTTCTTTGCAATCCTCTTTATTATGAAATGATGTTTtccaacttcaaaaattaaaacaatgcagcttttatgtttagcacttattgcttcatcaaaaatcaattcacttcttcctctctcctaattcttcacttctttccatccacaaaaaaaaaaaaaagactattcaCTTCTTccggacaaaaaaaaaaaacttcacttccccgttcaaatttaaatgcacaCTATGGATAAGCACCTGGCAAAGTGAGACCAAGCTTTGCACTATATTACAcctttacaataatattatactttCCAAGTAATTTCTGTTGAGATCAAAcctatcttaaattttttaaatttcattcattctctttcttaacTCTTCAGTTCTTTCTACgtctcttaagtcttaactcttcacttcttctagcaaaaacacaaacaaaaaactctTTCACTTCCCCTTTCAATTAAACGCACACTATTGTAcctatttcttttgaaaattatatattaatggATCAATGATTCCTCTTTGAGTTCATGGACAAAAGCTCCTTTCTTAGTgtctgtaaataaataaatattgccaactctctctttttgtttctttctttcaattttttttttcaaaattttatttgggataCTAAGTTTGCGGTTTGCAATGTTTAAGGGAAGATAGACTCGGATAGATTGAAGCTTCAACTTTACCATGTTTTGGCCGGGGACTAAAGTCACTAAACACAAGGAGAAAATGCCACCAGCCCCTAATTTATCAAACCCTTCTTCAGTATCTAAGAGGTACAAAATACTAATACTCAATTTGttcattctttgttgttgtttggtaatGGGTTTTTGATAATCGAACTAGATGgtggtttgtttcttttcatttgaactGTTTACTGGTTGAGATTTTTACTAAGCCACactatttttgtaatttatgattTGGCTTTTGGTGAGTGATTTAAATATGTTATATGAGGATGTGATTAAGAAAATTAGTTGAATTGGGTAATATTTAGACCCTAAGGCAAAGACAGGTTGAGTAACTAATCTGGTTTGTTGGGCAGGTAGAAAGATCAATGAGGAAGAAGCTTAATCAATAAATCAAGCTCCTCCAAGCCACATGTAGTCGGAGCACAAATACATGTATCTCTATGGATAGGGTCACATTCAAAGCGCCAATGGAGGCAAAACTTTTGTGGGATTCAAAGTGCAAAGAGCCCAAgagtaatcatatattttattttgaatccatagtatttgataaaatgcttggctaaaaatttataatttttatttggttgtatgaTGTAGCAGCCTATATAATTGACATAagtgaaacaaattaaattagctaCGGGTAAGAaagaagttattatttttaggtgaataattttcttttacctattgaggggttaagtattatttggtagcaaattttttaaataatcaccACAATCTACAAATATTCTATGTCCTACTAAATGATAGAAactcaattgttaaaaataagaacaaagaaagaaacaatagaaccccaaaggtacaaattaagaactaagtgggcagaaaaaaattatgtggtgtctccattatttgaaggttagcctagaatctatataaactcaaaatggtattaaaaaattgttaaatatattatactggtacacctttgttaaaaaattgtttatttttttatttttatttttatagaagatagaatttctattctagcctaatctaagtgtatatgcgtGTGAAggtccctcctggagacttgaacctcgaccCTTACCTCCCAAACCCCATaagtacttatacttatggagtgagcatcgcaccaagggtgtgcggtggttaaaaaattgttaaatatgttGAATC
This genomic interval carries:
- the LOC142618729 gene encoding hexose carrier protein HEX6-like isoform X2 — translated: MEPFLKKFFPEVYTMMNEDTKISNYCKFDSQLLTSFTSSLYIAGLVASFFASSVTRVFGRKPSILLGGAAFLAGSALGGAALNVYMLIFGRILLGIGVGFANQSVPLYLSEMAPPNYRGAINIGFQLCVGIGVLSANLINFGTEKIKAGWGWRISLAMAAVPASILTLGALFLPETPNSLIQNSKDPEKAKLMLQRVRGTNDVQAELDDLIIASSISKTIKHPFKNILQRKYRPQLVMAIAIPFFQQVTGINVISFYAPVLFRTIGLGESASLLSSFMITGVLGTFSTFISMLIVDKFGRRALFMIGGIQMFLSQTMVGGLMAAQLGDYGGISKGYASLIIIFICTYVAGFAWSWGPLGWLVPSEIFPLEIRSAGQSITVAVGFLFTFMVAQTFLTMLCHLKSGIFFFFGGWVLVMSAFVYFLLPETKNMPIEQMNRVWREHWFWKRIVGEVNEDGKMEVP
- the LOC142618729 gene encoding hexose carrier protein HEX6-like isoform X1, which encodes MAVGLAITTEKGYYNGKMTLFVVISCMVAATGGVIFGYDIGISGGVTSMEPFLKKFFPEVYTMMNEDTKISNYCKFDSQLLTSFTSSLYIAGLVASFFASSVTRVFGRKPSILLGGAAFLAGSALGGAALNVYMLIFGRILLGIGVGFANQSVPLYLSEMAPPNYRGAINIGFQLCVGIGVLSANLINFGTEKIKAGWGWRISLAMAAVPASILTLGALFLPETPNSLIQNSKDPEKAKLMLQRVRGTNDVQAELDDLIIASSISKTIKHPFKNILQRKYRPQLVMAIAIPFFQQVTGINVISFYAPVLFRTIGLGESASLLSSFMITGVLGTFSTFISMLIVDKFGRRALFMIGGIQMFLSQTMVGGLMAAQLGDYGGISKGYASLIIIFICTYVAGFAWSWGPLGWLVPSEIFPLEIRSAGQSITVAVGFLFTFMVAQTFLTMLCHLKSGIFFFFGGWVLVMSAFVYFLLPETKNMPIEQMNRVWREHWFWKRIVGEVNEDGKMEVP